The genomic DNA TCATGTGAATTTAATGCAAGAAGGTTTTAAAGTTTTTAGTGCTTATAACGGAGAAGAGGCTTTAGAAATAATAAATAATAACAGAATTCAACTTGCTATTTTGGATATTATGATGCCACAAATGGATGGAATAGAATTGTGTAGAAGGATTAGAGAGAAACATAGTTTACCAATTATGTTTTTAAGTGCAAAATCATCGGACGTGGATAAGGTAATAGGATTTAGTACTGGAGCAGATGATTATATTGTGAAGCCGTTCAGTACAATTGAATTTATAGCGAGGGTGAAAGCTCAATTAAGAAGATATACATATTTCAATCAAAATGCTGTCCAAGTAATAGAAAAGAAAATAAACATTAGAGGTTTAGAAATAGATGAAGTGTCGAGAACAGTAATGTTATATGGAGAAACAATCAATCTTACAAAAACTGAATATGATATTTTATTCTTAATGGCAGCTGCAAAGAATCGTGTATTTACTATTGAAGAAATATATGAGAGCGTTTGGAAAGAAAGGGCCTATGAAAGCAATAATACAGTAATGGTTCATATCGCAAGATTAAGAAATAAAATTGAAGAGGATCCAAAAGAACCGAAGTTTATTCAAAATGTTTGGGGAGTCGGATATAAAATTGAAGATTAAAACATTACAAGGCATTAGAGCTAAGTTTTTTATCGCATTCTTATGTAGTATCTTGTTAGCAACTGTAAGTATAATAGCGTTTCAAATTTTAATTGGAAATATATATAGTCATGTTACTGCGTTAGAGGAAAAGTATTCATTTTTATATTTTATAGTTTTTTTGATTTTTACTACGACATATTTTGCATGTATGACAAAAACAATGATGAAAAGATTATCTGAAATTAATAGGAATGTGGAGGAAATAAGTAATGGTAATTTTGAAATACATATACCTATTTCAAAACATGACGAGATTGGTGAATTAGCGACGAATGTTAATAGAATGGTGAAAAGTTTAAAAGAGGCTATCGAGAATGAAAAAAAATCACAGGAAATGAAAAATGAAATGATTAGTAATATTTCTCATGATTTACGAACTCCTGTAACATCTCTAATCGGTTACGTGGACCTGTTAGGAAATCAGCTTCATTCAAATAGAGAAGAATGTGAACAGTATGTAAGTATATTAAAGCGAAAGAGTTATGAATTAAAAAATCAAGTAGATGATTTATTAGAATATTGTCAAATAAATTATAGAGAGATTGAAATACATAAAAGTGTAGCAAATATGAAAGCTTTTATTGAACAAATTATGATTGATTTTGTGCCACAACTAGATGATGCTGATATGAGCTTTTGTATTAAGGGTGATAAGGAGTTACATGTGGAAATGGATGTAGCGCTTATGGTGAGGTTATTCGAAAATGTAATTAGTAATAGTATTATGTATGGGAAAGATGGAAAGGAGATTCTTATTCAAGTTTCTAAAAGAGATATGAATGTTGAAATAGAAATTAAAAACTTTGGACAATGTATTCCGAATGCGAACCTTCCTTACGTTTTTGAGAAGTTTTATCGGGGTGAAAAATCACGTAGTTCTCATACTGGCGGAAAAGGAATGGGACTTGCAATTGCGAGAAGTATAGCAGAACTTCATAAAGGAGATATCACTGTACGTAGTAACGATAAAGAAACAGTTTTCACTATCGTTTTACCACAGTATAAAGAAATGTAAGAAAGTCGTAAGTATTTCTTTTATATGCCGTAATTTTCACTTCGTATCATGTAGAACAAAGATATGAGAGTAGGGATACAACATGTGGAAGAAATATGTATTAGTAATTGTAGTTGCTTTTTTAATTATAAGTTGGAGTGTAATTTATTTAGCTGATGGTGTTATATCAGTCGTTTTTTGGTGGAGTATACAAGCGTTTAGCCTAGTATCAATTTTTATTTTAATAGCATCAGTATTACTATTTGTGTGGAAAGGTATTTTCAGAAAGCGAATAGATAGAAGGCTACTCTTCATTGTGCTTTTTTCTATAATTGGAGCTTGGCCCTTAGGATGGTTCGCTAACATAGGCGGACTTGCTTACCCAGCTGATGTACAGTCTATGAACCCTAAAATAGTCGTTCGTTTTCCTTTAAATGAACGAGCACTAGTAGGCTGGGGTGGTGATCGGTTAGAAACGAACTATCACGTTATAAAGCCGAATGAACGATGGGCATATGATATTCTCATTCCACCTGCTGAAGTAAAAAGTAATAAGTTAGAGGATTATGGAATATTCGGAGCGAAAGTAATGGCACCAGCTTCTGGGACGGTTGTATCTATTAATAATAATGACCACGATTTAGTTCCTGGATCGGATAATTTTCAGTCGATGGCGGGGAATCACATATATTTACGAGTAGATGAAACAGGGACATTTTTGATTCTTGCCCATTTAAAGGAAGGGTCAATTAAAGTGAAGGAAGGACAACATGTAAATGAAGGAGAGGTTCTTGCTCAAGTTGGTAACTCAGGAAGTTCAAGTGAGCCACATTTACATATTCATCATCAAAGGCAGGATCCATCAAAGGTAAGTATGTTTTTTGCGGAAGGATTGCCACTGTATTTTCAAACTGAAAAAGGTGCGATGATGCCAGAAAGAGGGACATACATGAGTGGTAAGTAGAAGGAAAGTAATTCAAACAAAAAGGGTATTCCAAATTGAAATTGGAATACCCTTTTTATTAATCCACAAATGTTTGATACAGTAAGAAAATATTTAAAACAATAACAAGTGCAGCAATGATCCAAGCGATAAAGGTAGTTATGCGGTGATTAACGAGTGCACCCATAATTTTTTTACTACTTGTAAACATAATAAGTGGTACTAATGCAAAAGCAATACCGAATGATAAGACGACTTGGCTCATGACTAGAGCGTAAGTTGGATTTACACCTAAAGCGATAATAACTAATGGTGGAATCATTGTAATAAATCGGCGTAAGTATAACGGAATATGCATTCGAATGAATCCTTGCATGATAATGTCACCAGACATTGTACCGACTGAAGAGCTAGATAAACCAGCTGATAAAAGTCCGATTCCAAATAAAGCAGCGGATGCAGGTCCAACTAAGTTGCTAAATTGATTAAAAGCAACATCAAGATCTTCAACATGCAAGCCGTTTTTAAAGAATAGTGCGGCAGCAACAATTAACATACTTGCATTAATTGCTCCAGCGATAACCATTGCGATAATAATATCAATAAACTCAAAGCGGAAAATCTTTTTCTTTTGTTCATCATTTGTTCCGACTACGCGGCGCTGCGTTAAGGCGGAATGTAAATATATTGCATGTGGCATAACTGTCGCGCCTAAAATACCAGCTGCTAATAAGATACTATCCACGCCTTGGAATTTTGGAATGAATAGTCCTGAAAGTAAAGGACTTAATTCCGGTTTTGCATAGAAAACTTGTACACCAAAAGCGATAACAACGATAAAAATCATTCCTGTTATAATAGCTTCTAATGGACGGAAACCTCTGCGTTGAAATTCAAGAATAATAAATGATCCAGCGGCTGTAATTAAAGCGGCTGGTAACATTGGAATCCCGAATAATAAGTACAATCCGAGTGCCGCTCCAATAAATTCAGCTAAATCAGTCGCCATAATAACGAGCTCCCCTTGAATCCATAAACCGATGGAAACAGGTTTCGGGAAGTTTTCTCGAGCAATTTCAGGAAGGTTTCTACCTGTAGCAATTCCTAATTTAGCGGATAAAGTTTGGATTAATACAGCCATTAAATTAGAAGCGAGTATTACCCAGAGTAATAAATATCCATATTGTGATCCAGCAGCAATATTTGTGGCGAAATTGCCAGGATCAATATAAGCAACTGAAGCGATGAAAGCAGGACCTAAGAATGGTAATAGTCTTTTTAAGCCTTTCGTTTGCCCGCTTAATGCTAAATGCGCTGATTGAACAGTTGTACTTTGAGAAGGGACTTGTTCATCTTTTGATATATCTTTATTCATAGTAGTTTTCCCCTTTAAAATGTTAACTTGATGAAATTATTGTATTTATTCTTACTTATTATTTCAATACATTTAAATATAATATGTGTATTTTCATTTGAACATAAATGTTTCCTTAATGCAAATTATATGACTTTGTGCAATCGATGGTGTGAAGATACGAAAATTTTTTGGAAGTTTATGGTTGATGTGTAAGGGGGAAGATAATAAATTAAAGGGCTATTTTTGAAATTTATGTGAACATAAAGCCTATAATACAGCATATTAATTGATGGAAATGGATTTGTATGATATATAATATATTGGGATTACAACATAACCACAGTGTTTTGGTATGTAATCTTGTTTTTTATTTTTGTTAACTGATAGAAAATAGTATAAAGAGAAGAAAATGGGATGCATAAAACTTTGGATACATTTTCTTATTATATATGCTTTGATATAAACGTTAACTTATACATGATTTTAAAAATTAGATAGGTGGTAGAAATACATTGGCAACTACAAAACCATACAGAGTATTACTATATTACATGTACACAACAATTGAAAATCCTGAAGAATTTGCGGCAGAGCATTTAGCATTTTGTAATTCACTTGAATTAAAAGGAAGAATCCTTGTAGCTAAAGAAGGAATTAACGGAACTTGTTCTGGTACTGTAGAGCAAACAGAGAAATACATGGAAGCAATGAACAACGATCCACGTTTTGACGGTATCGTATTTAAAATAGATGAAGAAGAAGGGCACGCATTCAAGAAAATGCACGTACGTCCTCGTCCAGAGTTAGTTACACTTCGTCTAGAAGATGACATTAACCCACACGAAATAACTGGGAAGTATTTAGAGCCAAAAGATTTTTATGAAGCAATGAAACAAGAAGATACAGTTATCATTGATGCACGAAATGATTATGAGTTTGATTTAGGACACTTCAAAGGTGCGATCAAACCAGATATCGAATCATTCCGTGAATTACCAGACTGGATTAGAGAAAACAAAGAAACACTTGAAGGTAAAAAGATTTTAACGTACTGTACAGGTGGAATTCGTTGTGAGAAGTTTTCTGGTTGGTTAGTTCGAGAAGGCTATGAAGATGTAAGTCAGCTTCATGGCGGAATTGTAACATACGGAAAAGACCCAGAAGTACAAGGTGAGCTTTGGGATGGACAATGTTACGTGTTCGATGAGCGTATCGCTGTACCAGTAAACCAAAAAGAACATGTTATTGTTGGTAAAGACCACTTTACAGGTGAACCTTGTGAGCGCTATGTAAACTGTTCAAATCCAGAATGTAACAAGAAAATTTTATGTTCTGAAGAAAACGAAGCGAAATATTTACGTGCATGTTCTCATGAATGCCGTGTAAGCCCACGTAACCGCTACGTAATACAACATGAATTAACTGAAGAACAAGTAGCTGCTGCGTTAGAACAAATCGAAGCAGGGAAGTAAGTCGAATGAGTATAGCAAAACGAGAAGAAGTTACTCCAAAGTTCATTTTGGAGTAACTTCTTCTTTTTGTCAGTTTTTGTCGGTAAGTCGATATATTCGAAAAATCGCTGATAAAAATTTCATGTACTGAAGCGCGCTACAGATGGATAATTTGAAAATAAACTTTTTTAATTCTCATCATCTTTCTCTTTCACAGCAGACAACACTGTTTGTTTGACCCATGCTTTTCTTCTTCTATGCTGTACCCCCCATTGATATAACCTTTGTGCACCTAAAATAAGTGAAATGACTATACCGCTAATTGCTATTAAAAGAGCGAAAAATTCAAGGGGCGAAGATATTTTGTTTGAATCGGTGTTTCTTAAAAGATCAATCATAGTAAACCCTAACATTTGGCCTACTACAGAGTAGAGGGTTAAAATTAATAACAAAAGGCTATCTTTTTTTGAAGCGACATTTTCTTGATATTTAAACAAACTATCAAGATTTTGTTTTGCGTTCGAGTATAAAATTTCGATGTTAAAAAGTTTTCTTAAGCGAAAGAAAATATCTTCACTCTGTGATTGGGATACTAGCTCTAAAGAAAAGTAATTCGCTGTAAATGAATTGATTGAATAAATTAATTTCTCTATTTCATTTGTATCTTGTTCAATGTTTAGTTCAGCATAAGCGTTTGCCATTTTTAATAAAACGATTTTATGAAATAGATTTAATAACAAAGCGTAATAAAATTCCCCGTACATTTGACTGGCAAGTTTAGTAATTTCGCGTTCTCCCTCATTTGTTACACATGTGAATATATGTTCTTCCATTATGAAATAGCGATTGGGTGCCCATCTCTGGTAAGCGTGTTTTTTTAAATAATCATGAATATAAGGAAGATTATTTGCACTCACATATGCCTTACCATCACTTGTTAACCCGGAAAGACTAGAAGTACGATAAACATCCACTTCATTAAGTTCCATTTCTTCTTTTATAGATAATAAAGTTTGTACATACATTCTTTGGTCTTCAAAGAATGGAAAGGTTTGAAAGTAAGAGCTTCTTAATCTCTTCTTCTCAAAGAAGTCTGTTACGCCATGAAATAAATAACAGAAAATGAACCTTTCCACTTGGGAATATCTTTTTCCATTACACTCAATACAAATCGTTTCGTTTGTATCATTTTTAGTTTCAAGTACACGGAAGCGGGCGGCAAATTCGATTGCTTCTGATAATGACATTTTTGGAGCTGTTTCTACTTCTGTCCGAATGGTTAAGAAGCCAAGCTCATAAGGACAAAGTGTTATGTCAATAGAATGAATCTTGAATGGAACAGAAATAAGATTTGTTATTAAATGTCCATTTAAATTAAGGTCTTTAGAATAGCGCTGTAATCCTTTTTGATGCGCTGAGTGAGGAAATAGAATTTTATTTGTAAATGAAAGATAGTATGCTTCCATATTTTGATGTGAAACTTGAAATTTTCCGTAGTATGTATTTTCATTTTCAAGATGATCGAGTCGAAAAGGGCGAAAATCATTTTTCTGTAAGAAAGGGAACATATTTTGTTCATATCCAGTTTTAAAAGAAAACGGGAATATAAATTGAAATATAGCTGTTGTTACATCTTTTTCCTCGATTGTTTGTATTGCCTCCATTTACATTGTTTCCTTTCCATATGTGCTATAAAAACAACATGCCCAAATTCATTTGAAAATAACCACTGTTTTATACTATGTAAAGAATGAAAATTCAGCTTATTTAGTAGGGGACATGTATAATGTTATGTATACTAAAAGGTATAAAATTATATTTTGAAAAGGGGGATGTTGTATGCGTATTTTAGTACTAGGAGCTGGTGGCGTCGGAGGCTTTTTTGGTGGCCGATTAGTTGAAAAGGGAGAAGATGTTACGTTTCTTGTTCGTAGTAAACGGAAAAAACAATTAGAGGAAAGAGGACTTGTAATCCGAAGTGTGAATGGGGATTTTTCCTTCCAACCGAAATTAATAACGAAAGAAGATAGAACTTCTCCATTTGATGTCATTTTATTTTCAACAAAAGCGTATCACTTAAACGAGGCAATTCAAGATTTGAAGCCGTTTGTAGGTGAAAATACTGTAATCATTCCATTGTTAAATGGTATCGCTCATTTATCACAATTACAAAAAGAATTCGGCGAGGAAAAAGTAATTGGGGGTTTATGCTTTATCGAGACGACGTTAAACGATCAAGGAGAAATTGTACAAACTAGCGCTGCTAACAGACTTGTATTTGGAGAAATTAAGTCTCAAGATCCAGAGAGAATAAAGCATATTTCTAAAGCATTTGCAGATACGAAATCTAGTTTTGTTTTAAGTGAAAATATTACGCAAGATATGTGGCATAAATATTTATTTATTACTGTAATGTCAGGTGTGACAACATTAATGCGTGCACCAATAGGACCAATCCGTGAAAGTGAAGGTGGACGTGATTTTATCCGAAGCTTATTTGAAGAATGTGTGCAAATTATGAGATATATTGGGGCACCAGTTAAGGATGAGATTGCCAAGGAACATATGAAAACAATTGATAAAATTTCATATGATATGAAGTCATCGATGCAGCGGGATATGGAAAAAGGTTCGTCTATAGAAGGAAAGCACTTACAAGGATATTTACTAGATGTAGCAGAACAATTTTCTATAGAAGTACCATTATTAGAAGCAGTATATCAAAATTTGAAAGTGTATGAAGAAATGACCTTTAACAGATCAGCAATAAAATTGGATGTATGAAAAAATAAAAAAGAAAGCAATATATAAGTGTATTGCTTTCTTTTTTATGACAAATTATTTATTTCTTTTCGTTCTATCTGTCAAATTTATTTCCTGTTCACGTTTACCGTATAATTGATTAATTTCATTTGCTAACGCATCTAAATAGGAATCGGAAAAAATAGGCTTCTTTTCTTTAGACATATGGGTCTCCTTTATCAATTTTTTAGTATTCATTATGTATATTTATCGGCGGATTATGCGCAATCATTTTAAATTTTTTCTTTTTCAAAATTTTTGTTTACATTTTGAAAATAAAGGAGTATTATAATCCACAGTTTCAATTTTCTAAATCGCTGAAACCGCATGGTGCGGGGGACCCGTTCTTATGGATTAATACTTAATCCAATGGGGTGAATCCTTGAAAAAGGTAGGGCTACTCATAGGCCCGAATCCGACAGCTAACCTCGTAAGCGTTATATTGAGAAGGAAGGTGGAGCTTGTGCGACAAAAAATATAATGTCTACAAGTCTATTTCGTTATGGCTTGTAGACATTTTTTGTTTTCTAAAGAAATAGTTTATCCGCTGTAACTAGCAGAAAAGTTCGTACAAAATTAATGGAGAGTGGACAGCAGTGGTTTCATCTATTAAAAGATTTTTAATTGGAAGACCGTTAAAATCAACTGAGCTTGGAGAACAAAAGCTCAATAAAACGAAGGCGTTAGCAATTTTGTCTTCTGACGCTTTATCATCGGTTGCTTACGGTCCAGAGCAAATATTAATTGCTTTAGCAGGTCTTGGAGCAATCGCTTATTGGTATTCTATTCCGATAGCTGTTGGGGTATTAGTATTATTGACAGCCCTTATTTTATCTTATCGACAAATTATTTTTGCTTATCCGCATGGCGGGGGCGCATATGTTGTATCAAAAGAAAATTTAGGGATGAATCCAGGCTTAATTGCTGGAGGATCTTTATTAGTCGATTATATTTTAACGGTTGCGGTAAGTGTGTCTGCTGGTACAGATGCGCTAACATCTGCTTTTCCTAGTTTACATGCACATAATGTAATCATTGCGATTATATTTGTTATATTTATTACTATTTTAAATTTAAGAGGGGTAACGGAATCAGCTTCCGTTTTAGCATATCCTGTTTATTTATTCGTTTTAGCACTATTTATATTAATTGGTGTAGGGATATATAATATTTTAACGGGACACGTTTCACCGACTTTACACACGCCAATTGGAACGCCGGTTGCAGGAATTAGTTTGTTTTTACTGTTACGAGCATTTGCATCGGGGAGTTCGGCTTTAACAGGTGTAGAGGCGATCTCTAACGCAATTCCAAACTTTAAGGATCCTGCACCTAACAATGCAGCGAAAACATTGCTTGCAATGGGAGCATTACTTGCAGTGTTATTTTCAGGGATTGTTTTCTTAGCTTATTATTACGGAATTACTCCAAGTAAAGAAGTAACAGTTGTTTCTCAAATTGCTGAACAAACATTTGGACGTAATTTCATGTACTATTTCATACAAGGTACAACAGCTTTAATATTAATCCTTGCTGCTAACACAGGATATTCTGCATTTCCGCTATTAGCAGTTAACCTTGCAAAAGATAAGTTTATACCGAGAATGTTTACGATTAGAGGAGACCGCCTAGGTTACTCAAACGGTATTATTATACTTGGAATTGCATCGATTATTTTAATTGTAGCTTTCCAAGGGCAAACAGAACATTTAATTCCGTTATATGCAGTAGGTGTATTTATTCCATTTACACTTTCTCAAACTGGAATGGTATTAAAATGGCTTCGTGAAAAACCTGAAGGATGGGCTTTGAGATTAACGGTTAATTTAATTGGTGCAGTTATTAGTTTTATCGTAATGAGCATGTTCTTTTTAACTAAATTTGCACAAGTTTGGTCAATCCTTATTTTCTTACCTGCCATTATCTTCTTGTTCCACCGAATTAAGAAGCATTACGATGCGGTAGGAGACCAACTAAGTTTAAAAACTTGTGAACGGATTATTCCGATTGAAGGAAATGTAATTGTCGTTCCTGTAGCTGGTATGACACATGTAGTAGAAAATTCATTGAACTATGCGAAGTCTCTTTCTGCAGATCAAGTAATCGCGGTATATGTTGCTTTTGACAGAGAAGAGGAAAAGAAATTTGAAGAGAAATGGAAGAAGTGGCAACCTGAAGTAAGGCTTGTTACATTACATTCTCATTATAGAAGTATTATTCAGCCACTAACAAAGTTTATTGATACAGTACAGTATAAAGCGAGTGAATCAAATTACCGAGTTACGGTCGTTATACCACAGTTTATTCCGAAAAAAGGTTGGCATAACATTCTTCATAATCAATCTAGTTTACTCATTCGTGCTTATTTACTCTATAAAAGAAATGTTGTTATTACGACAGTTCCATATCATTTGAAAAAGTAAGAAGTTTTTATAAGGATAGCTTTACGAAAGTGAAGCTATCCTTTTTGTGTATACGCTATGCATAATTGCATACGAGCCCGAAAGATATATTAATATAATTTTTATGTCTGTGAGTAAGTAGAGGTTTTTGTTGTGATATATGGATATTTCAATTGAAAAAGTGAAGCGGATTATATTTTGGAATAAGGACATGAAAGCTTGAAAATAAAGGGAATGAAAATACTTCTTTACGATAGATAAATAGCTGTGTTTAAATGACCTTACAGTACAAAACTTATATGAAAACAAAACGGAATTTCATATTTACGTACGTTATTTAGTTTAAAATGAATAATATTTTTATGTAGTATATTCACTGTATCAATGTGGAAAATGAGATCCAATAGAAATTTTATGCAGTGTTATTCATACTAAGCGTATGTGAAAAGTTATGAAATATTTTATAACAATAAGTAAGTACTGTGGCAATAAAAATTAGGAGAGATGGTTCGTACGTGAATCGCGGTGAGAACGTTCTCTATTTTAACCATCTCAAACTATGTGCAAGAAAATAGAATAATAAAATGCGATAGTAATAGTTGCTAATACATAGGAGGAGTTAAAGTGAAAAAGACTTTAATTACAGGGTTATTGGTTACAGCAGTATCTACGAGTTGCTTCATTCCTGTAAGCGCTTACGCTAAGGGGGGGCAAACAGAAGTGAAAACAGTATATGCACAAAATGTAATTGCTCCAAATACATTATCCAATTCAATTAGAATGTTAGGATCACAGTCACCACTTATACAAGCATATGGACTAGTTATTTTACAACAGCCAGATATTAAGGTGAATGCGATGAGTAGTTTGACGAATCATCAAAAGTTTGCAAAGGCAAATGTAAGAGAGTGGATTGATGAATATAATCCGAAGCTAATTGACTTAAATCAAGAGATGATGAGATATAGTACTAGATTCAATAGTTATTATAGTAAGCTTTATGAACTAGCAGGAAACATAAATGAAGATGAACAGTCAAAAGCAGATTTTACAAGTGCATATGGAAAATTACAATTGCAAGTACAAAGCATCCAAGAGAGTATGGAGCAAGATTTATTAGAGTTAAATCGATTTAAAACGGTATTAGACAAAGATAGTAGCAACTTATCAATTAAAGCTGATGAAGCAATAAAAACACTGCAAGGATCAAGTGGAGATATTGTGAAATTAAGAGAAGATATTAAAAGAATTCAAGGGGAAATTCAAGCGGAATTAACGACTATTTTGAATAGACCTCAAGAAATTATTAAAGGTTCTATTAATATTGGTAAACAAGTATTTACAATTACAAATCAAACTGCACAAACGAAAACAATTGATTTCGTTTCTATCGGTACTTTAAGTAATGAAATTGTAAATGCTGCAGATAGCCAAACGAGAGAAGCAGCTCTTCGCATTCAGCAAAAGCAAAAAGAGCTATTACCACTTATTCAAAAGTTATCACAAACTGAAGCAGAGGCAACACAAATTACATTCGTTGAAGATCAAGTAAGTAGCTTTACAGAACTAATTGATCGCCAAATCTCAACTTTAGAAACGTTATTAACGGATTGGAAAGTTTTAAATAGTAATATGATCCAAATTCAAAAGAATGTTGAAGAAGGCACGTATACTGACAGTAGTTTACTTCAAAAACATTTCAATCAAATTAAAAAAGTAAGTGATGAAATGAATAAACAAACGAACCAATTTGAAGATTACGTTACAAACGTTGAAGTACATTAAGCAGAAAAATAAGTAACGATATAGGGAGAGAAGAAAAATGACAAAAAAACCTTATAAAGTAATGGCTCTATCAGCACTTATGGCAGTATTTGCAGCAGGAAACATCATGCCAGCCCATACATATGCAGCTGAAAGTACAGTGAAACAAGCCCCAGTTTATGCGGTAGCTAAAGCATATAATGACTATGAAGAATACTCATTAGGACCAGAAGGCTTAAAAGATGCAATGGAAAGAACAGGTTCAAACGCTTTAGTAATGGATCTGTACGCTTTAACAATTATTAAACAAGGGAATGTTAACTTTGGTAATGTATCGTCTGTTGATGCGGCTTTAAAAGGGAAAGTGATTCAGCACCAGGATACAGCTAGAGGAAATGCGAAGCAATGGTTAGATGTATTAAAGCCACAGCTTATTTCAACGAATCAAAATATCATTAACTACAATACGAAATTCCAAAACTATTATGATACTTTAGTTACTGCGGTAGATGCAAAGGATAAAGCAACTCTTACGAAAGGTTTAACTAGATTATCAAGTAGTATTAATGAAAATAAAGCGCAAGTAGATCAGTTAGTAGAAGACTTGAAGAAATTCAGAAATAAAATGACATCGGATACGCAAAACTTCAAGGGAGATGCGAATCAAATTACATCTATATTAGCTAGTCAAGATGCTGGAATTCCGCTTCTGCAAAATCAAATCACAACGTACAATGAAGCGATTAGTAAATATAATGCAATTATTATCGGTTCATCAGTTGCGACAGCTCTAGGGCCAATTGCAATTATCGGTGGTGCAGTAGTTATTGCTACAGGTGCAGGAACGCCGCTAGGAGTCGCATTAATTGCAGGTGGTGCAGCAGCTGTAGGCGGTGGTACAGCTGGTATCGTATTAGCGAAGAAAGAACTTGATAATGCACAAGCTGAAATTCAAAAAATAACAGGACAAGTTACAACTGCTCAATTAGAAGTAGCTGGGTTAACGAACATTAAAACACAAACTGAGTATTTAACAAATACAATTGATACTGCAATTACAGCATTGCAAAATATATCAAATCAATGGTATACAATGGGATCAAAATACAATTCTTTACTTCAAAATGTAGATTCAATTAGTCCAAACGACCTTGTTTTCATTAAAGAAGATTTGAATATCGCGAAAGATAGCTGGAAAAACATTAAAGACTATGCAGAAAAGATTTATGCTGAAGATATTAAAGTAGTAGATACGAAAAAAGCATAATCGGAT from Bacillus basilensis includes the following:
- a CDS encoding response regulator transcription factor, translating into METYSILIVDDNKDIVRFVHVNLMQEGFKVFSAYNGEEALEIINNNRIQLAILDIMMPQMDGIELCRRIREKHSLPIMFLSAKSSDVDKVIGFSTGADDYIVKPFSTIEFIARVKAQLRRYTYFNQNAVQVIEKKINIRGLEIDEVSRTVMLYGETINLTKTEYDILFLMAAAKNRVFTIEEIYESVWKERAYESNNTVMVHIARLRNKIEEDPKEPKFIQNVWGVGYKIED
- a CDS encoding HAMP domain-containing sensor histidine kinase; translation: MKIKTLQGIRAKFFIAFLCSILLATVSIIAFQILIGNIYSHVTALEEKYSFLYFIVFLIFTTTYFACMTKTMMKRLSEINRNVEEISNGNFEIHIPISKHDEIGELATNVNRMVKSLKEAIENEKKSQEMKNEMISNISHDLRTPVTSLIGYVDLLGNQLHSNREECEQYVSILKRKSYELKNQVDDLLEYCQINYREIEIHKSVANMKAFIEQIMIDFVPQLDDADMSFCIKGDKELHVEMDVALMVRLFENVISNSIMYGKDGKEILIQVSKRDMNVEIEIKNFGQCIPNANLPYVFEKFYRGEKSRSSHTGGKGMGLAIARSIAELHKGDITVRSNDKETVFTIVLPQYKEM
- a CDS encoding M23 family metallopeptidase yields the protein MWKKYVLVIVVAFLIISWSVIYLADGVISVVFWWSIQAFSLVSIFILIASVLLFVWKGIFRKRIDRRLLFIVLFSIIGAWPLGWFANIGGLAYPADVQSMNPKIVVRFPLNERALVGWGGDRLETNYHVIKPNERWAYDILIPPAEVKSNKLEDYGIFGAKVMAPASGTVVSINNNDHDLVPGSDNFQSMAGNHIYLRVDETGTFLILAHLKEGSIKVKEGQHVNEGEVLAQVGNSGSSSEPHLHIHHQRQDPSKVSMFFAEGLPLYFQTEKGAMMPERGTYMSGK
- a CDS encoding Nramp family divalent metal transporter, with translation MNKDISKDEQVPSQSTTVQSAHLALSGQTKGLKRLLPFLGPAFIASVAYIDPGNFATNIAAGSQYGYLLLWVILASNLMAVLIQTLSAKLGIATGRNLPEIARENFPKPVSIGLWIQGELVIMATDLAEFIGAALGLYLLFGIPMLPAALITAAGSFIILEFQRRGFRPLEAIITGMIFIVVIAFGVQVFYAKPELSPLLSGLFIPKFQGVDSILLAAGILGATVMPHAIYLHSALTQRRVVGTNDEQKKKIFRFEFIDIIIAMVIAGAINASMLIVAAALFFKNGLHVEDLDVAFNQFSNLVGPASAALFGIGLLSAGLSSSSVGTMSGDIIMQGFIRMHIPLYLRRFITMIPPLVIIALGVNPTYALVMSQVVLSFGIAFALVPLIMFTSSKKIMGALVNHRITTFIAWIIAALVIVLNIFLLYQTFVD
- a CDS encoding rhodanese-related sulfurtransferase; amino-acid sequence: MATTKPYRVLLYYMYTTIENPEEFAAEHLAFCNSLELKGRILVAKEGINGTCSGTVEQTEKYMEAMNNDPRFDGIVFKIDEEEGHAFKKMHVRPRPELVTLRLEDDINPHEITGKYLEPKDFYEAMKQEDTVIIDARNDYEFDLGHFKGAIKPDIESFRELPDWIRENKETLEGKKILTYCTGGIRCEKFSGWLVREGYEDVSQLHGGIVTYGKDPEVQGELWDGQCYVFDERIAVPVNQKEHVIVGKDHFTGEPCERYVNCSNPECNKKILCSEENEAKYLRACSHECRVSPRNRYVIQHELTEEQVAAALEQIEAGK
- the panE gene encoding 2-dehydropantoate 2-reductase — encoded protein: MRILVLGAGGVGGFFGGRLVEKGEDVTFLVRSKRKKQLEERGLVIRSVNGDFSFQPKLITKEDRTSPFDVILFSTKAYHLNEAIQDLKPFVGENTVIIPLLNGIAHLSQLQKEFGEEKVIGGLCFIETTLNDQGEIVQTSAANRLVFGEIKSQDPERIKHISKAFADTKSSFVLSENITQDMWHKYLFITVMSGVTTLMRAPIGPIRESEGGRDFIRSLFEECVQIMRYIGAPVKDEIAKEHMKTIDKISYDMKSSMQRDMEKGSSIEGKHLQGYLLDVAEQFSIEVPLLEAVYQNLKVYEEMTFNRSAIKLDV